Proteins from a genomic interval of Acetobacterium woodii DSM 1030:
- a CDS encoding diguanylate cyclase domain-containing protein, producing MDPVAMLNLLVTGLIIAIAILLVLLNQRNKSLEQKKEEIKYIRDTRDAFLDEDNRVVYLKDENLHYLFINKAGEKHCKKPVSEIIGQDDRIFDMNVFGTDNIKIDQQVIKNKEPIIYEERYHQRFYKIAKFPVKLKAEKIGVGAFVREITFEEKLIKKQERVLFRNRILVNVLSKHFRNDKKQLDYVLHEALKLTGSNQGFICLYDEEKAELTLYAWSKGLINEAAEAAPKKTYQLADVGLWGEAVRQRKAFIMNKPLKENAIQRELSGEALITGNFMAVPLFMDGKISAVAVFSDKNGDYDTEEVDEISVLLNGVLTSIERHHIQEKLFKERSKYLQTLISIGDGVMIVDTTGKIEMLNKVAQRLTGWSNEMAKGRYYKDVFVLSHEDGDQEIQDPIARAIATDRIQELENHALLTAKNGSIFYLEDSAAPIKDEQGKTVGIVLVFRDVSEKKAQRKEIEYLSFHDALTGLYNRRFFEEEIRRLDTFRNLPISIIMGDVNGLKLTNDIFGHAYGDNFLKEIARVMRKICREDDIIARWGGDEFVILLPKTTIQQAKQIKERIKIEFAKAGVKVIKGNISLGCDVKNNDNQDIMDCLEIAEEKMYAAKILERDDFKSSTLDSIVTSLKSESPWEEEHAQRVSKWCYDLGVWMELSHVKVRKLKLAGYFHDIGKIVLEKKLLIHNGEFSNEERNEIKKHPIMGYRILNAFDDTMSLADAVLYHHERWDGSGYPEGLKGEEIPFLARVVAIADYYDWLCYDFDEAVQKVNQKSLADLEKTDGLFDPEIVREFIKMIENSSLENSLYNVVMD from the coding sequence ATGGATCCGGTAGCGATGCTTAATCTATTAGTGACTGGACTTATTATCGCAATAGCAATTCTCTTAGTATTATTGAATCAACGCAATAAAAGTTTAGAACAAAAAAAGGAAGAAATAAAATATATCAGAGATACGCGGGATGCTTTTCTTGATGAAGATAATCGGGTTGTTTATTTAAAAGATGAAAACCTGCACTATTTGTTTATCAATAAAGCCGGAGAAAAACATTGTAAAAAACCAGTATCAGAAATAATTGGGCAGGATGATCGGATATTTGACATGAATGTCTTCGGGACGGACAATATCAAAATAGATCAACAGGTTATTAAGAATAAAGAGCCGATTATTTACGAAGAAAGATATCATCAACGATTTTATAAAATTGCGAAATTTCCAGTAAAATTAAAAGCGGAAAAAATCGGGGTTGGCGCTTTTGTGCGAGAAATTACGTTCGAAGAAAAATTGATAAAAAAACAGGAGCGGGTGCTTTTTCGAAATAGGATTCTCGTTAATGTCCTGAGTAAACATTTTCGGAATGATAAAAAACAACTGGATTATGTTTTACATGAAGCATTAAAATTGACCGGAAGCAACCAGGGTTTTATCTGTCTATATGATGAAGAAAAAGCCGAATTGACCTTATATGCGTGGTCAAAAGGACTAATAAATGAAGCTGCCGAAGCCGCCCCCAAGAAAACCTATCAATTGGCAGACGTTGGTTTATGGGGTGAAGCGGTCAGACAACGAAAAGCGTTTATCATGAATAAACCCCTAAAGGAAAACGCTATTCAAAGGGAACTTTCGGGGGAAGCGTTAATTACTGGAAACTTTATGGCAGTTCCCTTGTTTATGGATGGAAAAATTAGTGCCGTTGCGGTATTTTCAGATAAAAACGGCGACTATGATACGGAAGAGGTTGATGAGATTTCCGTTTTATTAAATGGGGTATTAACCAGTATTGAAAGGCATCATATTCAGGAAAAATTATTTAAGGAACGGAGTAAATATCTTCAGACACTGATTTCAATTGGCGATGGGGTGATGATTGTTGATACCACTGGGAAAATAGAGATGCTGAACAAAGTCGCCCAGCGACTGACGGGGTGGTCAAATGAAATGGCAAAAGGCCGCTACTATAAAGATGTTTTTGTGTTATCCCATGAAGACGGTGATCAGGAAATTCAAGATCCGATTGCCAGAGCGATAGCGACAGACCGGATTCAGGAGCTTGAAAATCATGCGCTCCTGACCGCCAAAAATGGATCAATTTTTTATCTGGAAGATAGTGCCGCACCAATTAAAGATGAACAAGGAAAAACAGTTGGGATTGTGCTGGTTTTCAGAGACGTTTCTGAGAAAAAGGCGCAACGAAAAGAGATTGAATACCTGAGTTTTCATGATGCTTTAACCGGACTTTATAATCGCCGTTTTTTCGAAGAAGAAATACGACGGTTGGATACATTTAGGAATTTACCGATTTCGATTATTATGGGCGATGTAAATGGTTTAAAATTGACCAATGATATCTTTGGACACGCCTATGGAGATAATTTTTTAAAAGAAATCGCCAGAGTTATGCGTAAAATATGCCGGGAAGATGATATCATTGCTCGCTGGGGAGGGGATGAATTTGTTATTTTGCTCCCCAAAACGACCATTCAACAAGCTAAACAAATTAAAGAGCGGATCAAAATCGAATTTGCTAAAGCTGGCGTAAAAGTGATAAAAGGAAATATTTCGTTAGGGTGTGATGTAAAAAATAATGACAATCAAGACATTATGGATTGTCTTGAAATTGCCGAAGAAAAAATGTATGCCGCTAAAATTTTGGAGCGGGACGATTTTAAAAGCTCAACGCTGGATTCAATCGTCACCAGCCTTAAAAGTGAAAGTCCGTGGGAAGAAGAACACGCTCAGCGGGTCAGCAAATGGTGTTATGATTTAGGCGTGTGGATGGAACTCTCGCATGTCAAGGTTAGAAAGCTGAAGCTGGCCGGTTATTTTCATGATATTGGGAAAATTGTATTAGAAAAAAAATTACTGATTCATAATGGCGAATTTAGTAATGAAGAACGCAACGAAATCAAGAAACATCCAATTATGGGGTATCGTATTCTCAATGCTTTTGATGATACCATGTCGTTAGCCGATGCCGTTTTGTATCATCACGAAAGATGGGACGGCAGCGGTTATCCGGAAGGGTTAAAAGGGGAAGAAATTCCTTTTTTGGCAAGAGTGGTTGCAATTGCCGATTATTATGATTGGCTGTGTTATGATTTCGATGAGGCAGTTCAGAAAGTAAATCAAAAGTCATTGGCCGATTTGGAAAAAACAGATGGTTTATTTGATCCCGAAATTGTTCGGGAATTTATAAAAATGATCGAAAATTCATCGTTAGAAAACAGTCTTTATAACGTGGTTATGGATTAG
- a CDS encoding sensor histidine kinase: MIKKLKIRFVTTIMIILSMVFLIIIAAINYFNYQSNEHQISTLLSALVENDGQIPPNTPTPNGANPNPLPPGVFEREKTFSVKVNPTTNLFSVSRNNEPSDSSEDIVTLVNQILTTGKSAGALNGYQYLIVEKPYGKLLVFADQRISNALTDQLMTTSLIIGGITLFILFFVSLFLANLMVKPVEEAFEKQKRFVSDASHELKTPLSVITVNADVLAEDIGKNKYLSYIQSEATRMNILVNDLLTMAKLNSHDTACVFSSFNLSTSVESIALTFESTAFEEHKNYQLNIEDGIFYSGDINKIKQVIAILIDNAIKHADDNGLVTVSLKKIGDKIHLEVFNTGLGIPEDQKAKIFERFYRYDDSRSKNTGGYGLGLAIAKAIVDDHRGKIKVKSEINHWAKFIVIL; the protein is encoded by the coding sequence ATGATTAAAAAACTGAAAATCCGCTTTGTGACAACCATTATGATTATTTTATCGATGGTTTTTCTGATCATTATTGCCGCGATTAACTACTTTAACTATCAATCCAATGAACATCAGATCTCAACGCTTTTATCAGCCTTAGTCGAAAATGACGGTCAAATCCCCCCTAATACGCCCACTCCAAATGGTGCAAATCCGAATCCGCTTCCCCCAGGTGTTTTTGAACGAGAAAAAACCTTTTCGGTTAAAGTTAACCCTACTACTAATCTTTTTTCGGTTAGCCGCAACAACGAACCATCTGATTCATCCGAAGATATAGTCACCCTGGTAAATCAGATTTTGACAACTGGAAAAAGCGCTGGTGCTCTTAATGGTTATCAATATCTGATTGTTGAAAAACCCTATGGCAAACTGCTGGTTTTCGCCGATCAACGGATCTCCAATGCCCTCACTGACCAACTCATGACGACTTCTCTGATAATTGGTGGTATCACGTTGTTTATTCTTTTTTTTGTTTCACTATTTCTGGCCAATCTCATGGTTAAACCGGTAGAAGAAGCGTTTGAAAAGCAAAAACGGTTTGTTTCTGATGCCAGTCACGAATTAAAAACACCGCTTTCGGTAATTACGGTCAATGCCGATGTTCTGGCTGAGGATATCGGTAAAAACAAATATCTTTCGTACATTCAATCAGAAGCAACCCGAATGAATATACTGGTCAATGATCTCCTCACGATGGCAAAATTAAATAGTCATGATACTGCTTGTGTGTTTTCGTCCTTTAATTTAAGTACCAGTGTCGAAAGTATTGCACTCACCTTTGAAAGCACTGCTTTTGAAGAACACAAAAACTATCAGTTAAACATAGAAGACGGCATCTTTTATAGCGGTGATATAAATAAAATCAAACAAGTTATTGCCATCTTAATTGATAATGCTATCAAACATGCCGACGATAATGGCCTTGTCACAGTTTCCCTCAAAAAGATCGGCGACAAGATTCATCTCGAAGTCTTCAACACGGGACTTGGTATTCCCGAAGATCAGAAAGCCAAAATATTTGAGCGTTTCTACCGCTATGATGATTCTCGTTCCAAAAACACTGGTGGCTATGGTCTTGGCCTCGCCATTGCCAAAGCGATTGTTGATGACCATCGGGGAAAAATAAAAGTGAAAAGTGAAATCAACCACTGGGCAAAATTTATTGTGATTTTATAA
- a CDS encoding response regulator transcription factor — translation MKILLVEDEWGLVEALKAIFLRENYSVDVCMDGVSGLDYGLTGIYDLIILDIMLPQKNGISVLTALRQAKIATPVLMLTAKAEIEDKIMGLDCGADDYLTKPFQTGELLARIRAVTRRKGEILSQDPTWGDLTLRQKTREIHCGDASVKLGLKEFLLLETLMLNPKQIISKEQLIEKVWGFDTEVEYNNVEVYISFLRKKITFIGSLLQIKVNRGIGYFLEMPDSE, via the coding sequence ATGAAGATACTGCTGGTAGAAGATGAATGGGGCTTAGTAGAAGCATTAAAAGCCATCTTTTTAAGAGAAAATTATAGTGTTGATGTTTGTATGGATGGTGTCAGTGGCTTGGATTATGGCCTTACGGGGATCTATGATTTAATCATTTTAGATATTATGCTACCTCAAAAAAATGGTATCTCAGTCTTAACCGCATTACGCCAAGCCAAAATCGCAACCCCCGTCTTAATGCTGACGGCTAAAGCTGAGATCGAGGATAAAATAATGGGCCTGGACTGCGGCGCCGACGATTATCTGACCAAACCCTTTCAGACCGGTGAACTGTTAGCCCGAATCCGTGCTGTTACCCGCCGAAAAGGAGAGATCCTCTCCCAAGATCCCACTTGGGGCGATTTAACATTACGACAAAAAACCCGGGAAATTCACTGTGGTGATGCTTCCGTTAAACTTGGCTTAAAAGAATTTTTGCTTTTGGAAACACTGATGCTCAACCCCAAGCAGATTATTTCTAAAGAACAATTAATTGAAAAGGTCTGGGGATTTGATACCGAGGTTGAATACAACAACGTCGAAGTTTATATTTCATTTTTACGGAAAAAAATAACCTTCATTGGATCACTGCTTCAAATAAAGGTTAACCGCGGAATCGGTTATTTTTTAGAAATGCCAGATAGTGAGTGA
- a CDS encoding polyphosphate polymerase domain-containing protein, producing the protein MEFRHEYKHYINYMDYLIMRSKLKAVMRLDANTNKDGGYYIRSLYFDNYKNIVLQDKINGINHREKFRIRCYNKDFKFINLEKKSKINGLCAKIKAPLSKAQTEAIIASKTAWMATSEEPLVVELYAKMKSGQLRPKTIVDYRREAYVYGPGNVRVTFDSDIRTGLLSTDLFNPNLPTIKAGDQQILLEVKYDHFIPDVILSIIQLEGRRQTAFSKYASCRIYG; encoded by the coding sequence ATGGAATTCAGGCATGAATACAAACATTATATCAATTATATGGACTATTTGATTATGCGTAGTAAGTTAAAAGCTGTGATGCGACTCGATGCCAATACAAATAAAGACGGAGGATATTACATTCGCAGTCTTTATTTTGATAATTATAAAAATATTGTGCTACAGGATAAAATAAACGGCATTAACCACCGCGAAAAGTTTAGAATTCGTTGTTATAACAAAGATTTTAAATTTATTAATCTTGAAAAAAAGAGTAAAATCAATGGGCTTTGCGCAAAAATTAAAGCGCCTCTTTCCAAAGCGCAAACGGAAGCTATTATAGCGAGTAAGACAGCATGGATGGCAACCAGTGAAGAACCCTTAGTAGTGGAGTTATATGCCAAGATGAAATCAGGACAGCTGCGGCCAAAAACGATTGTGGATTATCGACGGGAAGCGTATGTTTATGGACCCGGTAATGTCCGAGTGACCTTTGACAGTGATATCCGAACCGGACTGCTCAGTACAGATTTGTTTAATCCGAACTTACCAACAATTAAAGCCGGGGATCAACAGATTTTGCTGGAGGTAAAATACGATCATTTCATCCCGGATGTAATTTTAAGCATCATCCAACTGGAAGGTCGACGGCAAACTGCTTTTTCAAAATATGCAAGCTGCCGTATTTATGGTTAA
- a CDS encoding DUF4956 domain-containing protein has translation MSFNDIFSSNFLENVTSVSIVDVVIALILAFGIGVFVYLVHRKTYKGVMYSSGFGVTLIALCLITTFVMLAITSNVVLSLGMVGALSIVRFRTAVKDPLDIAFVFWSIAAGIVLAAGMIPLALIGSVTIGIILLVFINRKPNELPYIVVVNCINREAEAVVKKYITENVTKSIIKNKTVSKDGIELNIEVRLKNEDTDFINHVVEMNDVNHAVLVSYNGEFMN, from the coding sequence ATGAGTTTTAATGATATTTTTAGTTCGAATTTTTTAGAAAATGTTACTTCGGTGTCAATTGTTGATGTCGTGATTGCATTGATTCTCGCTTTCGGAATCGGCGTTTTTGTTTATCTGGTTCATCGTAAAACTTATAAAGGCGTCATGTATTCTTCCGGATTTGGAGTGACTCTGATTGCTCTTTGTCTGATTACAACTTTTGTTATGCTGGCAATCACCAGCAATGTCGTTCTTTCATTGGGAATGGTGGGGGCGTTGTCGATTGTTCGTTTTCGAACAGCCGTGAAAGACCCCCTGGATATTGCCTTTGTTTTTTGGTCTATTGCCGCCGGGATTGTGTTGGCGGCAGGAATGATTCCGTTGGCGTTAATAGGCAGTGTAACGATTGGTATCATTCTGCTGGTATTTATCAATCGGAAACCTAATGAACTGCCGTACATTGTCGTCGTTAATTGTATCAACCGCGAAGCTGAAGCAGTGGTGAAAAAATATATAACTGAAAATGTGACAAAAAGTATCATCAAAAATAAAACCGTTTCTAAAGACGGGATTGAGCTGAATATCGAAGTTCGGTTAAAAAATGAAGACACCGATTTCATTAATCATGTTGTCGAGATGAACGACGTGAACCATGCCGTCCTAGTTAGTTATAATGGCGAATTTATGAATTGA
- a CDS encoding CotH kinase family protein produces the protein MANHKNIERICIIIAIMTLIIGFTFSNYGEALGIISAGTTADLSYTTKLFDDSKVHTIDITISAENWNDLQDHAADEAYEVCDVTVDGEILNNVAIRPKGNSSLSSVVASDSERYSFKIDFDKYTDGLTYHGLDKLNLNNIISDNTYLKDYLSYDMMNYMGVDAPLTSFVRVSVNGEYFGLYLAVEGVEAAFVQRNYGSDYGNIYKPDNMDMGGGDQEMPDLTNMPEWQPGTDIATSTDTIQTDTSQRPEMGQAPNETDTQATDTMPAKEAPQTGITEGGIQNNDNQAPEMGFIGNLGGASGDDVALIYSDDELSSYDNIWDGAVFDVTTSDKERLIEAIKQLNEGENLEDVVNVEEVLKYFVVHNFVDNYDSYTGSMKHNYYLREDDGQMSIIAWDYNLAFSNFAGIGGGVATATTASTDEATTLVNYPIDTPVSGTTMEERPLLNELLSNDEYRERYHQYFQEFISGYFESGRCSETIDKAVALISADVAEDPTKFCTYEEYQDGVAVLKQFCDLRAESISGQLDGSIPATKTGQTEDSTALIDASSLNVSVMGNNAMDGGKDWDMRNNQNIDSTANTQTGTENSQQSMNGGGNPPASDTITTATMTQSADGSQVSIDTGEATTIPGNLKGNQNDRVNPGGATGTNVNMSAVMVLIVSVLLLIGGILATKLYKH, from the coding sequence TTGGCAAATCACAAAAATATCGAACGGATTTGCATTATCATCGCAATCATGACTCTGATTATTGGTTTTACATTTTCCAATTATGGCGAAGCCCTTGGTATTATCAGTGCGGGGACTACGGCAGATTTAAGTTACACCACTAAACTTTTTGATGATAGTAAGGTACACACAATTGATATAACAATCTCAGCTGAAAATTGGAATGATTTGCAGGATCATGCTGCGGATGAAGCATACGAAGTCTGTGATGTAACGGTTGATGGCGAAATACTTAATAACGTGGCGATCCGGCCGAAAGGGAATTCATCGCTTTCGAGTGTGGTAGCGTCGGATTCGGAGCGGTACAGTTTTAAAATTGATTTTGATAAATACACTGATGGTTTAACATATCATGGTCTTGATAAGTTAAACCTGAACAATATTATTTCCGACAACACTTATTTAAAAGACTATTTGAGTTATGACATGATGAACTATATGGGTGTGGATGCTCCGTTGACTAGCTTTGTAAGGGTTTCAGTCAATGGCGAATACTTTGGGCTTTATCTGGCCGTGGAAGGGGTTGAAGCGGCTTTTGTGCAGCGAAATTACGGCTCGGATTATGGAAATATTTATAAACCGGATAATATGGATATGGGCGGCGGTGATCAAGAAATGCCGGATTTAACCAATATGCCAGAATGGCAACCGGGTACGGATATCGCAACGAGTACCGATACAATCCAAACCGATACCAGCCAAAGGCCGGAAATGGGTCAAGCTCCGAATGAGACTGATACTCAGGCGACCGATACAATGCCAGCAAAGGAGGCTCCGCAAACAGGTATAACTGAGGGTGGTATTCAAAACAACGATAATCAAGCACCAGAGATGGGATTTATAGGTAACCTGGGTGGGGCATCGGGAGATGATGTTGCATTGATTTATTCAGATGACGAATTGTCTAGCTATGATAATATCTGGGATGGTGCCGTTTTTGATGTCACGACTAGCGATAAAGAAAGATTGATTGAAGCCATTAAGCAATTAAATGAAGGGGAAAACCTGGAAGATGTTGTCAATGTCGAAGAAGTTTTGAAATATTTCGTTGTACATAACTTTGTTGATAACTATGACAGCTATACCGGAAGTATGAAACACAATTATTATCTGAGAGAAGATGATGGTCAAATGTCCATCATCGCCTGGGATTATAATCTTGCGTTTAGTAATTTCGCTGGTATCGGCGGAGGTGTAGCTACGGCAACAACAGCCAGTACCGATGAAGCCACAACGTTAGTGAATTATCCAATTGATACACCAGTATCCGGGACCACGATGGAAGAGCGGCCACTCTTAAATGAGCTGCTTTCCAATGACGAATATCGGGAACGATATCATCAGTATTTTCAAGAATTTATCTCTGGCTATTTTGAAAGTGGTCGGTGCTCAGAAACGATTGATAAAGCGGTCGCATTAATCTCAGCCGACGTTGCGGAAGATCCGACCAAATTCTGTACATATGAAGAATATCAAGATGGTGTTGCGGTACTTAAACAGTTTTGTGATTTGCGGGCAGAAAGTATCAGCGGACAATTGGATGGTAGTATTCCCGCGACAAAAACTGGTCAAACCGAAGATTCGACGGCGCTCATTGATGCCAGTAGCTTAAATGTATCGGTTATGGGAAATAATGCAATGGACGGTGGAAAAGATTGGGACATGAGAAATAATCAAAATATTGATTCGACAGCAAATACACAAACCGGAACAGAAAACAGTCAACAATCGATGAATGGCGGAGGCAATCCTCCGGCCAGTGATACAATAACGACGGCAACGATGACGCAATCGGCGGATGGTTCTCAAGTATCGATCGATACTGGGGAAGCGACAACCATCCCTGGGAATCTAAAGGGCAATCAAAATGACCGAGTTAATCCTGGTGGAGCCACAGGAACAAATGTCAATATGTCGGCGGTGATGGTGCTAATCGTATCCGTTTTGCTTCTTATTGGAGGAATTTTGGCGACAAAATTATATAAACACTAA
- a CDS encoding EFR1 family ferrodoxin (N-terminal region resembles flavodoxins. C-terminal ferrodoxin region binds two 4Fe-4S clusters.), translated as MKKVGIFYFSGTGNTEIIAKLLAASYQQKQMDVELFRLEDIVNHKKPLILTDFDLIGVGHPVLGFGASGITEQFTKMLPVCSGMKTFVFKTASSAHYINHGASHTVINEMAKKGYQVFHNSILAMPCNCFVQYDDRLNKQLYIAAIKKVEKIVLETINDQPRELKINGFLNRLLQVLYYGEEHYGAKYFAQGLAISDRCTRCGKCVRNCPTLNISETKGHITFGSNCLWCMRCIYACPNHAIQAKNLTRCVLDRYTGGFNIDQLLNNPTLSGDYVTEKSTGYYKHFIKYFNE; from the coding sequence ATGAAGAAAGTAGGGATCTTCTATTTTTCGGGTACTGGTAATACTGAAATTATCGCCAAATTGTTAGCCGCATCATATCAACAAAAGCAAATGGATGTTGAGTTGTTCCGTCTTGAGGATATTGTCAACCATAAAAAGCCATTAATCCTCACTGATTTTGATCTGATTGGAGTGGGTCATCCGGTTCTGGGGTTTGGTGCTTCAGGTATTACCGAACAGTTTACTAAAATGCTACCCGTCTGCTCAGGAATGAAAACATTTGTTTTTAAAACCGCCTCTTCGGCCCATTACATTAACCACGGTGCCTCCCATACGGTCATCAATGAAATGGCAAAGAAAGGTTATCAGGTCTTTCATAATTCTATCTTGGCCATGCCCTGTAACTGTTTTGTCCAATATGATGATCGCCTCAACAAACAGTTATATATCGCTGCCATAAAAAAAGTTGAAAAAATAGTTTTAGAAACGATCAACGACCAGCCGCGCGAATTAAAAATCAATGGCTTCTTGAACCGCTTACTTCAGGTTCTTTATTATGGTGAAGAACATTATGGAGCAAAGTATTTTGCCCAAGGCCTTGCCATTTCCGATCGCTGTACCCGCTGCGGAAAATGTGTTCGCAACTGTCCGACGCTTAATATTTCAGAAACAAAAGGCCACATTACCTTTGGATCAAATTGCCTTTGGTGTATGCGCTGTATTTACGCCTGTCCCAACCACGCCATTCAAGCTAAAAATCTAACGCGCTGCGTTTTAGATCGATACACTGGCGGATTCAATATTGATCAACTCTTAAATAACCCTACGCTTTCGGGAGATTATGTAACCGAAAAATCAACGGGTTATTATAAACATTTTATAAAATATTTTAACGAGTAA
- a CDS encoding TetR/AcrR family transcriptional regulator has product MAKWEKKEKRIDDIVNAAVEIFLEKGFEGASMAAIAEKAQISKGGLYHHFSSKDEILYYANEKLNEPIYEYVRLASENSDPAAGIRWYIKSYISYWLEHQKELTFFFLSMIKALSSPEIWKSYEEYYHQMINFIEKLFEKGVRSGQFREHNTRASAVTLMSALDGVLSYLVMSDGTSLDAILADFEDRFINTVLIEKN; this is encoded by the coding sequence ATGGCAAAATGGGAAAAAAAAGAAAAACGTATCGATGACATTGTTAACGCTGCTGTCGAGATTTTTCTTGAGAAAGGTTTTGAAGGTGCCTCAATGGCCGCGATTGCCGAAAAAGCGCAAATCAGTAAAGGTGGTTTATACCACCATTTCAGCAGCAAAGATGAGATTTTATATTATGCAAATGAAAAATTAAACGAACCAATTTATGAATATGTTCGCCTTGCTAGCGAAAATTCCGACCCGGCGGCAGGAATACGCTGGTATATTAAAAGCTACATCAGTTATTGGTTAGAACACCAAAAAGAACTCACTTTTTTCTTTCTCAGTATGATTAAAGCCCTTTCCTCCCCGGAAATATGGAAATCTTATGAGGAATATTATCACCAGATGATCAATTTTATCGAAAAACTCTTTGAAAAAGGTGTCCGCAGCGGCCAATTTCGTGAACACAATACCAGAGCCAGTGCTGTAACCTTGATGTCTGCACTCGATGGGGTCCTGTCTTATCTGGTGATGAGTGACGGCACTTCGCTTGATGCCATCCTCGCAGATTTTGAAGACCGCTTTATTAATACTGTTTTGATTGAAAAAAATTAA
- a CDS encoding SOS response-associated peptidase, with the protein MCGRYTLYSDKEEQAMKAIVEDVNKKYQVTLEKGDIYPSDLAPVYIAQKQPPGIGLKLMKWGYHGNFGKKTLLINARAETVLEKARFRDDFIKRRCLIPAVGFYEWNQKKERFRFTGATNLLYLGGFYHTPAEGPERFLIMTKAPVESVAEIHDRMPVIIPEKQGRDFLYSTEKALKMMSENQIVLKREAILETKQLSFINHFENRDSKKEK; encoded by the coding sequence ATGTGTGGACGTTATACGTTGTACTCCGATAAAGAGGAGCAAGCCATGAAGGCAATTGTGGAAGACGTTAATAAAAAATATCAAGTGACATTGGAAAAAGGAGATATTTATCCCTCAGATTTGGCACCGGTTTATATCGCTCAGAAGCAACCTCCGGGAATCGGACTAAAGCTGATGAAATGGGGTTATCATGGGAATTTTGGAAAAAAGACCTTGCTGATTAATGCCCGGGCAGAAACCGTTTTGGAAAAAGCCCGTTTCCGGGATGACTTTATTAAGCGTCGCTGCCTGATTCCGGCAGTTGGCTTTTACGAATGGAATCAGAAAAAAGAGCGGTTTCGGTTTACCGGTGCAACTAATTTGCTATACCTTGGGGGCTTTTATCATACTCCGGCAGAAGGACCAGAGCGTTTTCTTATTATGACAAAGGCGCCAGTTGAATCGGTGGCAGAGATTCACGATCGGATGCCGGTGATCATTCCCGAAAAGCAGGGACGGGATTTTCTTTATTCTACTGAAAAAGCGCTAAAAATGATGTCGGAAAACCAGATCGTCCTGAAACGGGAAGCGATTTTGGAGACGAAACAATTGAGTTTCATCAATCATTTTGAAAATAGGGATTCAAAAAAAGAAAAATAA
- a CDS encoding response regulator transcription factor — MVNAKDVIVVMKVLIVEDDQVLNQTLGYNLISAGYQVISTYTCREADNELAQNQIDLIVLDVNLPDGNGFDLCKKWRSKIMTPIIFLTANDLESDMLKGFELGAEDYVTKPFLISVLMKKIAVFLKRNQGETKRPIYNDENLMIDFLGRKASLKGNAVELSNNEYKLLYLLLKNNEMVLTRQLLLEKLWDSDENFVDENALTMMISRIRTKIDSTEKKYIKTIYGMGYQWIGEPYDE, encoded by the coding sequence ATGGTAAACGCAAAGGACGTGATTGTGGTGATGAAAGTATTGATCGTGGAAGACGACCAGGTGTTAAATCAGACCTTAGGATATAATCTTATTTCAGCAGGATACCAGGTGATATCGACTTATACTTGCCGCGAAGCTGACAATGAGCTGGCGCAGAATCAGATTGATCTGATTGTTCTGGATGTGAATCTGCCAGATGGCAATGGTTTTGATTTATGTAAAAAATGGCGAAGCAAAATAATGACACCGATTATTTTTTTAACCGCCAATGATTTGGAAAGTGATATGCTAAAAGGGTTTGAATTAGGGGCCGAGGATTATGTGACCAAACCGTTTCTGATCAGTGTCTTGATGAAAAAAATTGCCGTGTTTTTAAAAAGAAACCAAGGCGAAACAAAAAGACCGATTTATAATGATGAAAATCTGATGATTGATTTTCTGGGGCGAAAGGCGAGTTTGAAGGGGAACGCCGTTGAACTTAGCAACAATGAATATAAGTTGCTGTATCTGTTGTTGAAAAATAATGAGATGGTTTTGACCCGACAGCTTTTATTGGAAAAATTATGGGACAGCGATGAAAATTTTGTTGATGAAAATGCTCTGACAATGATGATCAGTCGGATCAGAACAAAAATTGACAGCACCGAAAAAAAGTATATTAAAACTATTTACGGGATGGGATATCAATGGATTGGCGAACCTTATGATGAATAA